Proteins from one Ipomoea triloba cultivar NCNSP0323 chromosome 1, ASM357664v1 genomic window:
- the LOC116016543 gene encoding uncharacterized protein LOC116016543: MILNWTSPAFLQWRPLLVPTTTACFASSKTLNTDQLRQQLDHLHKEADKTRAKANNARLRLLRLSEAADKLRRQAAISVQSGKEDDAREMLIQKKKVMQALEKSKNRIELLDELAAKLNEAITMRETQLIGNVSLDLEVEAEDIPSAVRIVSPKETDCNDSDGNRVHAQDAVEVSNAQELQYLDHSVADLEADNQLNNNEEASASGNAWNEADRVDSLKGISSYEDFLEHIDLKLKTIEDELVTVLRFSGLVIESKEKLENSKIQQLLEIFDSVHRVRERVEGIIQRKTGIK; this comes from the exons ATGATTCTGAATTGGACCTCTCCTGCATTTCTTCAATGGAGGCCTCTACTTGTTCCAACCACCACAGCCTGCTTCGCTTCTTCTAAAACTCTCAACACAGACCAGCTCCGACAACAGCTGGATCATCTTCACAAGGAAGCCGACAAGACAAGGGCCAAAG CAAATAATGCAAGATTGAGGCTACTAAGGTTGTCTGAAGCAGCAGATAAACTTCGAAGGCAAGCCGCGATTAGTGTTCAATCTGGGAAGGAGGATGATGCCAGGGAGATGCTAATCCAAAAGAAGAAGGTTATGCAAGCATTGGAGAAGTCAAAGAATCGCATTGAATTGCTTGATGAGCTTGCTGCAAAACTTAATGAG GCAATAACTATGAGGGAGACACAGCTGATAGGAAATGTTTCTTTAGACCTTGAAGTTGAAGCGGAAGATATTCCTAGTGCTGTTAGAATAGTTTCTCCAAAAGAGACAGATTGTAATGATTCAGACGGAAATCGAGTCCACGCCCAGGATGCTGTTGAAGTTAGTAATGCTCAAGAACTGCAATATCTCGATCACAGTGTAGCAGACCTCGAAGCTGATAACCAGTTGAATAATAATGAGGAGGCATCGGCTAGTGGGAATGCGTGGAATGAAGCTGACAGGGTTGATAGCTTGAAGGGAATATCCTCATATGAGGACTTCTTGGAACATATTGATCTGAAGTTGAAAACAATTGAAGATGAACTGGTCACTGTTTTGAGATTTTCAGGCTTAGTAATTGAAAGCAAGGAGAAACTAGAAAATTCAAAGATACAACAACTGCTGGAAATATTCGATAGTGTTCATCGAGTCAGAGAGAG